One segment of Nocardia farcinica DNA contains the following:
- the narI gene encoding respiratory nitrate reductase subunit gamma, which yields MNASPNLPAELWLILPYIAITSFVLGHIWRYRNDQFGWTTRSSQIYESRLLRLGSPLFHFGMLGVFFGHVLGVLIPASWTSAVGISEHTYHVIAVGAGSIAGAAVLAGVAILLYRRVTVPAVRKATTTNDKVMYVLLAAALVTGLLNTWGSNLLWGTYDYRATVSPWFRSLFTLDPQPELMVDTPWTFQLHGLVVLALVAVWPYTRLVHMFSAPVGYLTRPYIVYRAKETNAPDTRRYARAWDAPVTPEHWR from the coding sequence ATGAACGCCAGCCCCAACCTGCCCGCCGAACTGTGGCTGATCCTGCCCTACATCGCGATCACCTCGTTCGTGCTCGGCCACATCTGGCGTTACCGCAACGACCAGTTCGGCTGGACCACCCGCTCCTCGCAGATCTACGAGTCGCGGCTGCTGCGGCTGGGCAGCCCGCTGTTCCACTTCGGCATGCTCGGTGTGTTCTTCGGGCACGTGCTCGGCGTGCTGATCCCGGCGTCGTGGACGAGCGCGGTGGGGATCTCCGAACACACCTACCACGTCATCGCCGTGGGGGCCGGATCGATCGCGGGCGCGGCGGTGCTGGCCGGAGTGGCGATCCTGCTGTACCGGCGGGTCACCGTGCCCGCCGTGCGCAAGGCCACCACCACCAACGACAAGGTGATGTACGTCCTGCTGGCCGCCGCCCTGGTCACCGGCCTGCTCAACACCTGGGGCAGCAACCTGCTGTGGGGCACCTACGACTACCGCGCCACCGTCTCCCCCTGGTTCCGCAGCCTGTTCACCCTCGACCCGCAACCCGAGCTCATGGTCGACACGCCCTGGACCTTCCAGCTGCACGGCCTGGTCGTCCTCGCCCTGGTCGCCGTCTGGCCCTACACCCGCCTGGTGCACATGTTCAGCGCCCCCGTCGGCTACCTCACCCGCCCCTACATCGTCTACCGAGCCAAGGAGACCAACGCCCCCGACACCCGCCGCTACGCGCGGGCCTGGGACGCCCCGGTGACCCCGGAGCACTGGCGCTGA
- the narJ gene encoding nitrate reductase molybdenum cofactor assembly chaperone, which yields MSLLKLRRRPEPAVAMSERDRRLVWRLAALALDYPGPPLLELLDELTAAATELPDPVRGPLDALLTHLRVTPPLDLAADYVATFDLRKRASLHLTFYAYGDTRKRGMALLRFKHAYRHAGVDPGEQELPDHLPVLLEFAATVDPVGGERLLGEHVPVLELLRLSLSDNGSPYAGALAAVLATLPPPTTADRRRIAELAAQGPPEEEVGLEPFAMDPTLFTHSEGRR from the coding sequence GTGAGCCTGCTGAAACTGCGCCGCAGGCCCGAGCCCGCGGTGGCGATGTCCGAGCGCGATCGGCGGTTGGTCTGGCGGCTGGCCGCGCTCGCGCTCGACTATCCCGGCCCGCCGCTGCTCGAACTGCTCGACGAATTGACCGCAGCGGCAACGGAATTGCCCGACCCGGTGCGCGGTCCGTTGGACGCGCTGCTCACCCACCTACGGGTGACGCCGCCGCTGGACCTGGCCGCCGACTACGTCGCGACCTTCGACCTGCGCAAGCGCGCCAGCCTGCACCTGACCTTCTACGCCTACGGCGACACCCGCAAGCGCGGCATGGCGCTGCTGCGCTTCAAGCACGCCTACCGGCACGCCGGGGTGGACCCGGGCGAGCAGGAGCTGCCCGATCACCTGCCGGTGCTGCTCGAATTCGCCGCCACCGTCGACCCGGTCGGCGGCGAGCGGCTGCTCGGCGAGCACGTGCCGGTGCTGGAACTGCTGCGACTGTCGTTGTCCGACAACGGTTCGCCCTATGCGGGCGCGCTGGCCGCGGTGCTGGCGACCCTGCCGCCGCCGACCACCGCCGACCGGCGGCGCATCGCCGAACTCGCCGCGCAGGGCCCACCGGAGGAGGAGGTGGGGCTCGAACCCTTCGCCATGGACCCCACCCTGTTCACGCACTCGGAAGGCCGCCGATGA
- the narH gene encoding nitrate reductase subunit beta, whose protein sequence is MRVMAQLAMVMNLDKCIGCHTCSVTCKQAWTNRGGTEYVWFNNVETRPGQGYPRQYQDQEKWKGGWTLTKRGKLTLKSGSRMKRLLNIFANPDLPTVSDYYDPWSYEYDNLLSAPPTDTTPVARPKSLITGADTQVTWGANWDDDLGSGPEQVGRDPLLNRLSEQVKLEFEQTFMFYLPRICEHCLNPSCAASCPSGAIYKRAEDGIVLVDQDACRGWRQCVTGCPYKKIYFNHKTGKAEKCTFCYPRVEVGIPTVCSETCVGRLRYIGVMLYDADKVLEAASVTDTADLYPAQLGVFLNPHDPRVIAEAERAGISPDWLQAAQDSPVYRLIVDYQIALPLHPEYRTMPMVWYVPPLSPVVDVLTETGHDGEDARNLFGAIDALRIPVEYLAELFTAGEVGPVRAALQRLAGMRSFMRSVNLGEEPDPAIAPSVRLEPEEIEALYRLLAIAKYEDRYVIPQGATARAHELDSLATGCSLDTDGGPGMTAFDQMVEKFHLTDTNEAAPAGKSGRINLLNWDGKSTAGLVPSPNGSADGHGSAAGHGVGGGNGAAADSAAHSPDVTGAPL, encoded by the coding sequence ATGCGCGTCATGGCACAGCTGGCGATGGTGATGAACCTCGACAAGTGCATCGGCTGCCACACCTGCTCGGTCACCTGCAAACAGGCCTGGACCAATCGCGGCGGCACCGAGTACGTCTGGTTCAACAACGTCGAGACCCGGCCCGGGCAGGGCTATCCCCGGCAGTACCAGGACCAGGAGAAATGGAAGGGCGGCTGGACGCTCACCAAGCGCGGCAAGCTCACCCTGAAATCCGGGTCGCGGATGAAGCGGTTGCTCAACATCTTCGCCAACCCCGATCTGCCCACGGTGTCGGACTACTACGACCCGTGGAGCTACGAGTACGACAACCTGCTGTCCGCCCCGCCCACCGACACCACCCCGGTGGCGCGGCCCAAGTCGCTGATCACCGGCGCGGACACCCAGGTGACCTGGGGCGCCAACTGGGACGACGACCTGGGTTCGGGCCCGGAGCAGGTGGGCCGCGACCCGCTGCTGAACCGGCTGTCCGAGCAGGTGAAACTCGAGTTCGAGCAGACCTTCATGTTCTACCTGCCGCGCATCTGCGAGCACTGCCTCAACCCCTCGTGCGCGGCCTCGTGCCCCTCCGGCGCGATCTACAAGCGCGCCGAGGACGGCATCGTGCTCGTCGACCAGGACGCCTGCCGCGGTTGGCGCCAGTGCGTCACCGGCTGCCCGTACAAGAAGATCTACTTCAACCACAAGACCGGCAAGGCCGAGAAGTGCACCTTCTGCTACCCGCGGGTGGAGGTCGGCATCCCGACGGTGTGCTCGGAGACCTGCGTGGGCAGGTTGCGCTACATCGGCGTGATGCTCTACGACGCGGACAAGGTGCTCGAGGCCGCCTCCGTCACCGACACCGCCGACCTGTACCCGGCGCAGCTGGGTGTGTTCCTCAACCCGCACGACCCGCGCGTGATCGCCGAGGCGGAGCGGGCCGGTATCTCACCGGATTGGCTTCAGGCCGCGCAGGATTCGCCGGTCTACCGGCTGATCGTCGACTACCAGATCGCGCTGCCGCTGCATCCGGAGTACCGGACCATGCCGATGGTCTGGTACGTGCCGCCGCTGTCGCCGGTGGTGGACGTGCTCACCGAGACCGGCCACGACGGTGAGGACGCGCGCAACCTGTTCGGCGCGATCGACGCACTGCGCATCCCGGTGGAGTACCTGGCCGAACTGTTCACCGCCGGTGAGGTGGGTCCGGTGCGGGCGGCGTTGCAGCGACTGGCGGGCATGCGCTCGTTCATGCGCTCGGTGAACCTCGGCGAGGAGCCCGATCCGGCGATCGCGCCGTCGGTGCGGCTGGAGCCGGAGGAGATCGAGGCGCTGTACCGACTGCTGGCCATCGCCAAGTACGAGGACCGGTACGTCATCCCGCAGGGCGCCACCGCGCGCGCCCACGAACTGGACTCGCTGGCCACCGGGTGCAGCCTCGACACCGACGGCGGGCCGGGGATGACCGCCTTCGACCAGATGGTGGAGAAGTTCCATCTCACCGACACCAACGAGGCCGCGCCCGCGGGCAAGTCGGGGCGGATCAACCTGTTGAACTGGGACGGCAAGAGCACCGCGGGGCTGGTGCCCTCGCCGAACGGTTCGGCGGACGGGCACGGCAGCGCCGCCGGGCACGGGGTCGGTGGCGGCAACGGCGCCGCCGCCGACTCCGCCGCGCACTCCCCCGACGTGACGGGAGCGCCGTTGTGA
- a CDS encoding nitrate reductase subunit alpha, with protein sequence MPSRPADAGDALLRLGRYFQRGEVSADQRSLHKVGGRAADEFYRDRWAHDKVVRSTHGVNCTGSCSWKIYVKDGVITWESQQTDYPSVGADKPEYEPRGCPRGASFSWYTYSPARVRYPYVRGTLLELYREAKERLKDPVLAWADVVEAPEKAARYKSARGKGGFVRAEWWEAAEIAAAAHVHTIKKYGPDRVAGFSPIPAMSMVSHAVGARFISLLGGSMLSFYDWYADLPVASPQVFGDQTDVPESADWFDAGYLIMWGSNVPVTRTPDAHYMTEARYRGQKVVVVSPDYADNTKFADEWVAARPGTDAALAMSMGHVILREFFVERATPRFLDYVTRYTDLPYLVCLDDPRGWDAEGNYHHDGALAGKFLTAADLGRVDDNAAHKPVLLEADGMPVVPNGSLGHRFTESDAGRWNLDLEGVEPLLTLYGRADAEPVAVRLPRYDADQPGVLVRGVPTVTVAGRRVTTVFDLLLAQYGVGRAGLPGDWPTGYDDATAPYTPAWQETITGVPAVQAERIAREFADNAERSGGRSMILMGAGTNHWFHSDQIYRAFFTLTLLTGCQGVNGGGWAHYVGQEKCRPVTGWATLAFGLDWQRPPRQMQGTVFWYLTNDQWRYDPFTAESFASPLGKGRFAGRTAADNIALASRLGWMPSYPTFDRNPLDLADEAEAKGVAAADHVVAELKAQNLRFACEDPDAPENFPRCLTVWRANLLGSSGKGNEYFHRHLLGADANLQTTDATGVRPQELVWREQAATGKLDLLLSLDFRMTSTTLFSDIVLPAATWYEKHDLSSTDMHPFVHAFSPAISPPWEAKTDFEAFHRIARGFSWMAEKHLGVRKDIVAVPLQHDSPDALAQAGGRVLDWKAGECEPIPGKTMPKLVMVERDYPKLAEKMAALGPLVEQLGLTTKGVTTLPDAEVEYLAGVNGTVVSGVARGRPSLAKDTHAAEAILALSGTTNGRLAVEGFHALERRTGTRLADLAAEAEGKRITFADTQARPVPVITSPEWSGSETGGRRYSPFTINTERLKPWHTLTGRQHFYLDHDWMIELGEQLPIFRPPLDMTALFREPGVGEVSERGVTVRYLTPHSKWSIHSAYQDNLHMLTLSRGGQTIWMSDRDAAKIGVRDNDWIEAVNRNGVVVARAIVSHRMPEGTVFMYHAQDRAVDVPRIEGTDPSGFDWPTPTERVGKGKRGGIHNALTRIMIKPSHLIGGYAQQSFALNYHGPTGNQRDEVTTIRRRSQEVEY encoded by the coding sequence GTGCCGTCGCGCCCGGCCGACGCGGGCGATGCCCTGCTCCGGCTGGGCCGGTACTTCCAGCGCGGTGAGGTGTCGGCGGATCAACGCTCCCTGCACAAGGTCGGCGGCCGCGCCGCCGACGAGTTCTACCGCGACCGCTGGGCACACGACAAGGTGGTGCGGTCCACCCACGGCGTGAACTGCACCGGCTCGTGCTCGTGGAAGATCTACGTCAAGGACGGCGTGATCACCTGGGAGTCGCAGCAGACCGACTATCCCTCGGTGGGCGCCGACAAGCCGGAGTACGAGCCGCGCGGCTGCCCCCGGGGCGCGTCGTTCTCCTGGTACACCTATTCCCCTGCCCGCGTGCGCTACCCGTACGTGCGCGGCACGCTGCTCGAGCTCTATCGCGAGGCCAAGGAGCGGCTCAAGGACCCGGTCCTGGCCTGGGCCGACGTGGTCGAGGCCCCGGAGAAGGCGGCGCGCTACAAATCCGCGCGCGGTAAGGGCGGTTTCGTGCGCGCCGAGTGGTGGGAGGCGGCCGAGATCGCCGCCGCCGCCCACGTGCACACGATCAAGAAGTACGGACCGGACCGGGTGGCCGGTTTCTCGCCGATTCCGGCCATGTCGATGGTGAGCCACGCGGTCGGGGCGCGGTTCATCTCGCTGCTCGGCGGCTCGATGCTGTCGTTCTACGACTGGTACGCCGATCTGCCGGTGGCCTCGCCGCAGGTGTTCGGCGACCAGACCGACGTGCCGGAATCGGCGGACTGGTTCGACGCCGGATACCTGATCATGTGGGGCTCCAACGTCCCGGTGACCCGCACCCCGGACGCGCACTACATGACCGAGGCGCGCTACCGGGGCCAGAAGGTGGTGGTGGTCTCCCCGGACTATGCCGACAACACCAAGTTCGCCGACGAGTGGGTCGCGGCCCGCCCCGGAACCGATGCCGCCCTTGCCATGTCGATGGGGCACGTGATCCTGCGGGAGTTCTTCGTCGAGCGCGCCACCCCGCGGTTCCTCGACTACGTCACCCGCTACACCGACCTGCCCTACCTGGTCTGCCTCGACGACCCGCGGGGTTGGGACGCCGAAGGGAACTACCACCACGACGGCGCGCTGGCGGGCAAGTTCCTCACCGCCGCCGATCTGGGCCGCGTCGACGACAACGCCGCGCACAAGCCGGTGCTGCTCGAGGCCGACGGCATGCCGGTGGTGCCCAACGGTTCGCTGGGCCACCGCTTCACCGAATCCGACGCGGGCCGGTGGAACCTCGACCTCGAGGGCGTCGAACCGCTGCTGACCCTGTACGGCCGCGCCGACGCCGAACCGGTCGCGGTCCGACTGCCGCGCTACGACGCCGACCAGCCGGGCGTGCTGGTGCGCGGCGTGCCGACGGTGACCGTCGCGGGGCGGCGGGTGACCACGGTGTTCGATCTGTTGCTCGCCCAATACGGCGTGGGCCGCGCGGGTCTACCCGGCGACTGGCCGACCGGTTACGACGACGCCACCGCCCCCTACACCCCGGCCTGGCAGGAGACCATCACCGGTGTCCCGGCCGTGCAGGCCGAGCGCATCGCCCGGGAATTCGCCGACAATGCCGAACGCTCCGGCGGCCGGTCGATGATCCTGATGGGCGCAGGCACCAACCACTGGTTCCACTCCGACCAGATCTACCGCGCGTTCTTCACCCTGACGCTGCTCACCGGCTGCCAGGGCGTCAACGGCGGTGGCTGGGCGCACTACGTCGGGCAGGAGAAGTGCCGTCCCGTGACCGGCTGGGCGACGCTGGCCTTCGGTCTGGACTGGCAGCGGCCGCCGCGCCAGATGCAGGGCACGGTGTTCTGGTACCTGACCAACGACCAGTGGCGCTACGACCCGTTCACCGCCGAATCGTTCGCCTCGCCGCTGGGCAAGGGCCGCTTCGCCGGGCGCACCGCCGCCGACAACATCGCGCTGGCCAGCCGGCTGGGCTGGATGCCGAGCTACCCGACCTTCGACCGCAACCCGCTCGACCTGGCCGACGAGGCCGAGGCGAAGGGCGTGGCCGCCGCCGATCACGTGGTGGCCGAACTGAAGGCGCAGAACCTGCGTTTCGCCTGCGAGGACCCCGACGCCCCGGAGAACTTCCCGCGCTGTCTGACGGTGTGGCGGGCCAATCTGCTCGGCTCCTCCGGCAAGGGCAACGAGTACTTCCACCGTCACCTGCTCGGCGCGGACGCCAACCTGCAGACCACCGACGCCACCGGCGTGCGCCCGCAGGAACTGGTCTGGCGCGAGCAGGCCGCCACCGGCAAGCTGGATCTGCTGCTGAGCCTGGATTTCCGGATGACCAGCACCACGCTGTTCTCCGACATCGTGCTCCCCGCGGCCACCTGGTACGAGAAGCACGATCTGTCCTCCACCGACATGCACCCGTTCGTGCACGCCTTCTCGCCGGCGATCTCCCCGCCGTGGGAGGCCAAGACCGATTTCGAGGCGTTCCACCGGATCGCGCGCGGGTTCTCCTGGATGGCCGAGAAGCACCTGGGGGTGCGCAAGGACATCGTCGCGGTGCCGTTGCAACACGACTCCCCCGACGCGCTCGCCCAGGCCGGTGGCCGCGTGCTCGACTGGAAAGCCGGCGAGTGCGAGCCGATTCCGGGCAAGACCATGCCGAAGCTGGTGATGGTCGAGCGCGACTACCCGAAACTGGCCGAGAAGATGGCCGCGCTCGGCCCGCTGGTCGAGCAGCTGGGCCTGACGACCAAGGGCGTCACGACGCTGCCCGACGCCGAGGTGGAGTACCTGGCCGGGGTGAACGGCACCGTGGTGTCGGGGGTGGCGCGGGGCCGCCCCTCGCTGGCCAAGGACACCCACGCCGCCGAGGCGATCCTGGCGCTGTCGGGCACCACCAACGGCCGGCTCGCGGTCGAGGGCTTCCACGCCCTCGAGCGGCGCACCGGCACTCGGCTCGCCGATCTGGCCGCCGAGGCCGAGGGGAAGCGGATCACCTTCGCCGACACCCAGGCCCGGCCGGTGCCGGTGATCACCTCCCCGGAGTGGTCGGGCAGCGAAACCGGCGGGCGGCGGTACTCACCGTTCACCATCAACACCGAACGGCTCAAGCCCTGGCACACCCTCACCGGCCGCCAGCACTTCTACCTCGACCACGACTGGATGATCGAACTCGGCGAGCAGCTGCCGATCTTCCGGCCGCCGCTGGACATGACCGCGCTGTTCCGGGAGCCCGGCGTCGGGGAGGTCTCCGAACGCGGTGTGACGGTGCGCTATCTGACCCCGCACTCCAAGTGGTCCATCCACTCCGCCTACCAGGACAACCTGCACATGCTGACGCTCTCGCGCGGCGGGCAGACGATCTGGATGTCGGACCGGGACGCGGCCAAGATCGGCGTGCGCGACAACGACTGGATCGAGGCGGTCAACCGCAACGGCGTCGTGGTCGCCCGCGCGATCGTCTCGCACCGCATGCCCGAGGGCACCGTGTTCATGTATCACGCCCAGGACCGCGCGGTGGACGTGCCGCGCATCGAGGGCACCGACCCGAGCGGATTCGACTGGCCCACGCCCACCGAGCGGGTCGGCAAGGGCAAGCGCGGCGGCATCCACAACGCGCTGACCCGGATCATGATCAAGCCCTCCCATCTCATCGGCGGTTACGCCCAACAGTCCTTCGCGCTGAACTACCACGGACCCACCGGTAATCAGCGCGACGAGGTGACGACCATTCGCCGCCGGTCCCAGGAAGTGGAGTACTGA
- a CDS encoding helix-turn-helix transcriptional regulator: protein MAHKSIDAGPGDLLRPPSFGGLLRKLRDERRISREKLAFAAGVSASYITHLEGGDREHPTKAVVEALVGYLDRISPLTAAERRHLYDLAGLSEDAYPSVEELRADIGEATRAGLAVHEPNPAAYLDTRWNLLYCNDTYAATFPGLAEDVNILHWLFGNEISRQVLVEWQREAVLTVEWLRGLIGQSGDTRWSADLLADLGRFPEFRAIWAAGGTVYGRDSPDMHLRDVRTGECFTLAVQMFRLDSGSHPGRVQFFLGIRNACPNTGAPHPAAAG from the coding sequence GTGGCACACAAGTCGATCGATGCCGGACCCGGAGATCTGCTGCGCCCGCCGAGCTTCGGCGGCCTGCTGCGCAAGCTGCGTGACGAGCGCCGTATTTCCCGGGAAAAGCTGGCATTCGCGGCCGGGGTGAGCGCCAGCTACATCACCCACCTGGAGGGCGGCGACCGCGAGCACCCCACCAAGGCGGTGGTGGAAGCGCTGGTCGGTTACCTGGATCGGATCAGCCCGCTCACCGCCGCCGAACGCAGGCACCTCTACGACCTGGCCGGCCTGTCCGAGGACGCCTATCCCAGCGTCGAGGAGCTGCGCGCCGACATCGGCGAGGCCACCAGGGCGGGCCTGGCGGTGCACGAGCCGAACCCCGCCGCCTACCTCGACACCCGCTGGAACCTCTTGTATTGCAACGACACCTACGCGGCCACCTTTCCCGGCCTGGCCGAGGACGTGAACATCCTGCACTGGCTGTTCGGCAACGAGATCTCCCGGCAGGTACTGGTCGAATGGCAGCGGGAAGCGGTGCTGACGGTGGAATGGTTGCGCGGCCTCATCGGGCAGTCCGGGGACACGCGGTGGTCCGCCGACCTGCTGGCCGACCTCGGCCGGTTCCCGGAGTTCCGCGCCATCTGGGCCGCGGGCGGCACCGTCTACGGCCGCGACAGCCCGGACATGCACCTGCGTGACGTACGGACCGGCGAGTGCTTCACCCTCGCCGTGCAGATGTTCCGGCTGGATTCGGGCAGCCATCCCGGCCGGGTGCAGTTCTTCCTCGGCATCCGCAACGCCTGCCCGAACACCGGCGCCCCGCATCCCGCCGCGGCGGGTTAG
- the mtnC gene encoding acireductone synthase, translating into MTTAIVLDIEGTTSPTSAVREDLYGYTRARLPEWLARHRDDAAAPILAATRELAGRPDADTDEVARILREWLGSDVKAEPLKEAQGLICHEGFATGALHGEFFPDVPPALRAWHAAGHRLCVYSSGSLRNQRDWFAHARGGELGSLISAHFDLTTAGPKREAGSYRRIAEALGVEAGQLLFLSDHADELDAAVAAGWSAVGVHRPGEPNPPRPPHRWIGSFDELDLARTPVS; encoded by the coding sequence GTGACCACCGCGATCGTTCTCGACATCGAGGGCACCACCAGCCCCACCAGCGCGGTCCGCGAGGATCTCTACGGGTACACCCGGGCCAGGCTGCCCGAGTGGCTGGCGCGGCACCGCGACGACGCGGCCGCGCCGATCCTGGCCGCGACCCGGGAGCTGGCCGGACGGCCCGACGCCGATACCGACGAGGTCGCCCGGATCCTGCGGGAGTGGCTGGGTTCCGACGTCAAGGCCGAGCCGTTGAAGGAGGCGCAGGGCCTGATCTGTCACGAGGGCTTCGCCACCGGGGCGCTGCACGGCGAGTTCTTCCCCGACGTGCCGCCCGCGTTGCGCGCCTGGCACGCCGCCGGGCACCGCCTCTGCGTGTACTCCTCGGGTTCGCTTCGCAATCAGCGGGATTGGTTCGCCCATGCCCGCGGCGGCGAGCTGGGCTCGTTGATCAGCGCGCATTTCGACCTGACGACGGCGGGCCCGAAGCGCGAGGCGGGGTCGTATCGGCGCATCGCCGAGGCGCTCGGGGTCGAGGCCGGGCAGCTGCTGTTCCTGTCCGACCATGCCGACGAACTCGACGCCGCGGTGGCGGCGGGCTGGTCGGCCGTGGGTGTCCACCGGCCGGGCGAACCCAACCCGCCGCGACCACCGCACCGCTGGATCGGCTCCTTCGACGAGCTCGACCTCGCGCGGACGCCGGTGTCCTGA
- a CDS encoding 1,2-dihydroxy-3-keto-5-methylthiopentene dioxygenase codes for MTLLQVMAADDAARVRLRTTEEAAVAAELAAHGITFDRWPVLDDAAALSSDDLLAHYADRIAALNADGRYRHIDVARIHPDDADPQWPQTARAARTKFLDEHRHAEDEVRFFAAGRGCFYLHLGAEVLAVVCEGGDLMSVPAGTLHWFDMGERPDFIAVRFFEEADGWVGDFTGDRISAGFPTLDDLLTAP; via the coding sequence ATGACCCTGTTGCAGGTGATGGCCGCCGACGACGCCGCCCGGGTGCGGCTGCGCACGACCGAGGAGGCCGCCGTCGCGGCGGAACTGGCCGCGCACGGCATCACGTTCGACCGCTGGCCGGTGCTCGACGACGCCGCCGCGCTGTCCTCCGACGACCTGCTCGCCCACTACGCCGACCGGATCGCCGCGCTGAACGCCGACGGCCGCTACCGCCACATCGACGTCGCCCGCATCCACCCCGACGACGCGGACCCGCAGTGGCCGCAGACCGCGCGGGCCGCGCGCACCAAGTTCCTCGACGAGCACCGGCACGCCGAGGACGAGGTGCGCTTCTTCGCCGCCGGTCGCGGGTGCTTCTACCTGCACCTCGGCGCCGAGGTGTTGGCCGTGGTGTGCGAGGGCGGCGACCTGATGTCGGTGCCGGCGGGCACGCTGCACTGGTTCGACATGGGCGAGCGCCCCGACTTCATCGCCGTGCGGTTCTTCGAGGAGGCCGACGGCTGGGTCGGCGACTTCACCGGCGACCGCATCAGCGCGGGCTTCCCCACCCTCGACGACCTGCTCACCGCGCCGTGA
- a CDS encoding bifunctional S-methyl-5-thioribose-1-phosphate isomerase/methylthioribulose 1-phosphate dehydratase, translating to MRPIDDSSLTWDDGALVTVDQRGLPHEARPLRLRTADQIIDAIKTLAIRGAPAIGIAGAFAVVLATRAHTRDGIVDVAAVRAEADRIAAARPTAVNLAWAVDRVRPRIAEGADAVLAETLDMLAEDGRVNRAAATHAADLVQRLCGPRPLRVLTHCNTGRLATSAFGTAIGALRVLAERGAIEEVLVDETRPLLQGARLTTWELAEAGIPHRLTIDSAAAWAMATGLVDCVLVGADRVTARGDVANKIGTYAVALAAHRHGIPFVVVAPESTRDPATASWRDIVVEERAAEEVTAFAGTATAPVGTAAFNPAFDVTPADLVTAVVTEHGVVHGTVAAEPGARIAATARELYARGWMPGTAGNLSVRTGDTAVVTASGLAKGELSATDMVRVAIADSTPLPGQDRRPSAETTIHTAVYRATGAAAVVHVHSPFATALATRAGAADEVRVLRITDYELIKGLGGTDPTAIDLAIFPNWRDVPRIAADIERRLAEHPGAPPVLCIAGHGITTWGENLTQARDRAECLEALCELVLRTGREHAFAPQTHVLEMGPT from the coding sequence ATGCGCCCGATCGATGACAGTTCGCTGACCTGGGATGACGGTGCCCTGGTCACCGTCGACCAGCGCGGCCTGCCGCACGAGGCGCGCCCGTTGCGCCTGCGCACCGCCGATCAGATCATCGACGCGATCAAGACGCTCGCGATCCGCGGCGCCCCCGCCATCGGTATCGCGGGCGCTTTCGCGGTGGTGCTGGCCACCCGCGCGCACACCCGCGACGGCATCGTCGACGTGGCCGCCGTGCGGGCCGAGGCCGACCGGATCGCCGCCGCCCGCCCGACCGCGGTCAACCTCGCCTGGGCGGTGGACCGGGTGCGCCCGCGCATCGCCGAGGGCGCCGACGCGGTGCTCGCCGAGACCCTCGACATGCTCGCCGAGGACGGCCGGGTCAACCGGGCGGCCGCCACCCACGCCGCCGACCTGGTGCAGCGCCTGTGCGGACCACGCCCGCTGCGCGTGCTCACCCACTGCAACACCGGCCGGCTCGCCACCAGCGCCTTCGGCACCGCCATCGGCGCGCTGCGGGTGCTGGCCGAACGCGGAGCGATCGAGGAGGTGCTCGTCGACGAGACCCGCCCGCTGCTCCAGGGCGCCCGCCTCACCACCTGGGAGCTGGCCGAGGCGGGTATCCCGCACCGGCTCACCATCGATTCCGCGGCGGCCTGGGCCATGGCGACCGGGCTGGTGGACTGCGTACTGGTGGGCGCCGACCGGGTGACCGCGCGCGGCGACGTGGCGAACAAGATCGGCACCTATGCCGTCGCGTTGGCCGCGCACCGGCACGGGATTCCGTTCGTCGTGGTCGCCCCCGAGTCGACCCGCGACCCGGCAACCGCGAGCTGGCGCGACATCGTGGTGGAGGAACGCGCCGCGGAGGAGGTCACCGCGTTCGCGGGCACCGCCACCGCGCCGGTCGGCACGGCCGCGTTCAACCCGGCCTTCGACGTCACTCCCGCCGACCTGGTCACCGCGGTGGTCACCGAGCACGGCGTCGTGCACGGCACGGTCGCGGCGGAACCGGGCGCGCGGATCGCCGCCACCGCCCGTGAGCTCTACGCGCGCGGCTGGATGCCGGGCACGGCGGGCAATCTCTCCGTGCGCACCGGCGACACCGCCGTGGTGACCGCCAGCGGCCTGGCCAAAGGCGAACTGTCGGCGACCGACATGGTGCGGGTCGCGATCGCCGATTCGACGCCGTTGCCCGGTCAGGACCGCAGACCGTCCGCCGAGACCACCATCCACACCGCCGTCTACCGCGCCACCGGCGCCGCGGCCGTGGTGCACGTGCACTCGCCGTTCGCGACCGCACTGGCGACCAGGGCCGGCGCCGCCGACGAGGTACGCGTCCTCCGGATCACCGACTACGAACTCATCAAGGGTCTGGGCGGCACCGATCCCACCGCGATCGACCTGGCGATCTTCCCCAACTGGCGGGACGTGCCGCGCATCGCCGCCGATATCGAGCGCCGACTCGCCGAACATCCCGGCGCGCCGCCTGTGTTGTGTATCGCCGGGCACGGCATCACCACCTGGGGGGAGAATCTGACCCAGGCACGTGATCGCGCCGAGTGTCTGGAGGCCCTGTGCGAGTTGGTACTTCGCACGGGCCGAGAGCACGCGTTCGCCCCGCAGACCCACGTACTCGAGATGGGACCGACATGA